In the Nicotiana tabacum cultivar K326 chromosome 16, ASM71507v2, whole genome shotgun sequence genome, one interval contains:
- the LOC107769077 gene encoding uncharacterized protein LOC107769077, whose protein sequence is MLPPELHPRTFRPYISASTSAPSLSTSFDGVYSPERNPNGGSSSSSLNSRSLRNSRFSPSAFVHNARIAVALVPCAAFLLDLGGTPVVATLTLGLMIAYILDSLNFKSGSFFAVWFSLIASQFAFFFSASLFGTFNSIILGLFAVSVCSLANFLIGVWVSLQFKWIQIEYPTIVLALERLLFACCPIIASTVFTWATVSAVGMVNAAYYLMVFNCIFYWLFAVPRLSSFKLKQEVSYHGGRVPDDNFILGQLESCVHTLNLLFFPLLFHIASHYTVIFVSAASICDLFLLFFIPFLFQLYASTRGGLWWVTKNEHQLQSIRVVNGAIALFVVVICLEVRVVFHSFGRYIQVPPPLNYLLVTITMLGGAAAAGAYALGMVSDAFSSLGFTASAVIVSSAGAIVVGFPVLFVPLPAVAGFYLARFFTRKSVSSYFAFVVLGSLMVIWFVMHNYWDLNIWMSGMPLKSFCKLIVGSVILAMAIPGLAILPAQFRFLTEIGLIGHALLLCYIENRFFSYSSIYYYGLEDDVMYPSYMVVITTFVGMAVVRRLSVDNRIGSKAVWILTCLYSSKLAVLFITSKGVLWVSAILLLAVSPPLLLYRDKSRTASKMKPWQGYAHAAVVALSVWFCRETVFEALQWWHGRPPSDGLLLGSCLLLTGLACVPIVALHFSHVMSAKRCLVLVVATGLLFILMQPPIPLSWTYHSDVIKAARQSADDISIYGFFASKPTWPSWLLIVAILLTLASVTSTIPIKYVVELRTFYAIAIGISLGIYISAEYFLQAAILHVLIVVTMVCTSVFVVFTHFPSASSTKLLPWVFALLVALFPVTYLLEGQVRINKTILGDSAVQDMGEEDSKLATLLAVEGARTSLLGLYAAIFMLIALEVKFELASLLREKVVDRGGVRHSHSGQSSSSTVPQRLRFMQQRKASAVPTFTIKRMAAEGAWMPAVGNVATIMCFAICLILNVNLTGGSNRAIFFLAPILLLLNQDSDFVAGFGDKQRYFPVVVVISAYLVLTTLYSIWENVWHGNAGWGLDVGGPDWFFAVKNLALLILTFPSHILFNRFVWSYTKQAESMPLLTIPLNLPSVLMTDIIKVKILGLLGVIYSLAQYLISRQQYISGLKYI, encoded by the exons ATGTTGCCGCCGGAGCTCCATCCGCGGACGTTCCGTCCGTACATATCAGCCTCAACTAGTGCGCCTTCTCTCTCCACCTCCTTCGACGGCGTTTACAGTCCCGAACGAAACCCTAACGGTGGTAGCAGCAGCAGCTCCCTCAACAGTAGATCTCTACGAAACTCTCGATTCTCGCCGTCGGCGTTCGTTCACAACGCTCGAATCGCTGTTGCGTTAGTTCCTTGCGCCGCTTTCCTTCTTGACCTTGGCGGCACTCCCGTCGTCGCTACGCTCACATTGGGTCTTATGATAGCTTACATCCTCGATTCACTCAACTTCAAGTCCGGTTCGTTTTTCGCCGTCTGGTTTTCACTCATCGCCTCTCAATTTGCTTTCTTCTTCAGCGCATCACTGTTCGGAACTTTCAATTCGATCATTCTCGGCCTATTCGCTGTATCAGTTTGTAGTTTAGCGAATTTCTTAATCGGTGTGTGGGTATCGCTTCAGTTCAAGTGGATTCAAATTGAATATCCGACGATTGTGCTTGCACTCGAGCGGCTATTGTTCGCTTGTTGTCCGATTATTGCTTCTACAGTTTTTACCTGGGCAACAGTCTCTGCAGTTGGTATGGTTAATGCTGCTTATTATCTTATGGTGTTTAACTGCATTTTCTATTGGCTTTTTGCGGTGCCTCGTTTATCGTCGTTTAAACTGAAGCAAGAAGTGAGTTACCACGGTGGTAGGGTTCCAGATGACAATTTTATCCTTGGGCAGCTTGAGAGTTGTGTACATACGTTGAATCTCTTGTTTTTCCCTCTTTTGTTTCATATTGCATCGCATTACACAGTTATATTTGTATCTGCGGCTTCTATTTGTGATCTGTTTCTGCTTTTCTTCATTCCTTTCTTGTTTCAACTGTATGCCTCGACGAGAGGGGGGTTATGGTGGGTGACGAAGAATGAGCATCAGTTGCAGAGCATTCGCGTGGTGAATGGAGCTATtgctttgtttgttgttgtcatTTGCTTGGAGGTTAGGGTTGTGTTCCATTCGTTTGGACGATACATTCAAGTTCCACCGCCGTTGAATTACCTGCTTGTCACTATAACTATGCTGGGAGGGGCAGCTGCAGCTGGTGCTTATGCTCTTGGTATGGTTTCTGATGCTTTTAGCTCACTAGGATTCACTGCTTCAGCTGTCATTGTAAGTTCTGCTGGCGCGATCGTGGTGGGATTTCCTGTTCTG TTTGTTCCACTCCCAGCAGTAGCAGGATTTTATTTGGCTCGTTTCTTCACGAGGAAGAGTGTCTCGTCATACTTTGCTTTTGTTGTGCTTGGAAGCTTGATGGTTATATGGTTCGTAATGCACAATTACTGGGATCTAAACATTTGGATGTCGGGCATGCCTTTAAAATCCTTCTGCAAGCTCATTGTTGGTAGTGTTATCCTAGCAATGGCCATTCCTGGTTTAGCTATTCTCCCAGCGCAATTTCGCTTTCTGACCGAGATTGGTTTGATTGGCCATGCTTTGCTGCTATGCTATATTGAAAATCGTTTCTTTAGTTACTCTAGCATTTACTATTATGGGTTGGAGGATGATGTGATGTACCCAAGTTATATGGTAGTCATAACTACTTTTGTTGGTATGGCGGTTGTGAGGAGACTTTCCGTGGACAACCGCATTGGATCAAAGGCTGTTTGGATTCTAACTTGCCTATACTCCTCAAAGCTGGCTGTGCTTTTTATCACGTCAAAGGGAGTTTTGTGGGTGTCAGCTATCCTCCTGCTGGCTGTTTCTCCTCCCCTGCTTCTTTACAG GGATAAGTCAAGAACTGCCTCAAAAATGAAACCTTGGCAAGGTTATGCTCATGCTGCTGTTGTTGCTTTATCAGTTTGGTTCTGTCGTGAAACAGTATTTGAAGCTCTTCAATGGTGGCATGGTAGACCTCCTTCTGATGGTTTGCTTTTAGGCTCCTGCTTGCTCTTGACGGGATTGGCTTGCGTCCCGATTGTTGCACTTCACTTTTCACATGTTATG TCTGCAAAGAGATGCTTGGTGCTGGTGGTTGCAACAGGTTTGTTGTTTATCCTAATGCAGCCGCCAATCCCCTTGTCATGGACTTACCACTCGGACGTAATCAAAGCTGCTCGTCAATCTGCTGATGACATTTCTATTTATGGCTTCTTTGCATCAAAGCCTACGTGGCCCTCATGGTTGCTTATTGTTGCAATTCTGCTCACCCTGGCATCTGTTACTTCCACCATCCCCATTAAATACGTCGTTGAATTGAGGACATTTTATGCCATTGCTATAGGCATTTCTCTTGGAATTTACATATCAGCAGAATATTTTCTCCAGGCTGCAATCCTCCATGTTCTCATTGTTGTCACCATGGTCTGTACTTCAGTATTTGTTGTTTTCACTCACTTCCCATCTGCTTCAAGCACAAAGCTTCTGCCATGGGTATTTGCACTTCTTGTGGCTCTCTTTCCCGTGACATATTTGTTGGAGGGCCAGGTCAGAATAAACAAAACCATCCTTGGAGATAGTGCGGTGCAAGATATGGGAGAAGAAGACAGCAAACTGGCAACCCTTCTGGCCGTTGAAGGTGCAAGGACTTCCCTTCTTGGCTTATATGCTGCAATCTTTATGCTTATTGCACTTGAAGTGAAGTTTGAGCTAGCTTCGCTGCTGCGAGAAAAGGTAGTAGATAGGGGTGGAGTTAGACACAGCCATTCAGGTCAAAGTAGCTCTAGTACTGTTCCCCAGAGATTAAGGTTCATGCAGCAACGCAAAGCCTCTGCTGTTCCAACCTTTACAATCAAGAGAATGGCTGCTGAGGGTGCCTGGATGCCTGCCGTTGGTAATGTTGCTACGATCATGTGTTTTGCTATATGCCTGATCTTGAATGTCAATCTCACTGGTGGCTCAAACCGTGCTATTTTCTTCTTGGCACCTATCCTGCTGCTGCTTAATCAGGATTCTGATTTTGTTGCGGGTTTCGGGGACAAGCAAAGGTACTTccctgttgttgttgttatctcTGCCTACTTGGTGTTAACCACCCTGTATAGCATATGGGAAAATGTATGGCACGGGAATGCAGGGTGGGGATTAGATGTAGGAGGTCCAGATTGGTTTTTCGCAGTCAAGAATTTGGCACTTCTCATTCTAACATTCCCAAGCCACATCCTTTTTAATCGCTTCGTGTGGAGCTACACAAAACAGGCTGAATCTATGCCGTTGCTGACAATACCTCTTAATTTGCCATCAGTTTTGATGACGGACATTATCAAGGTTAAGATATTGGGACTCCTTGGAGTTATATATTCTTTAGCCCAGTATCTGATCTCTAGACAACAATATATTTCAGGATTGAAGTACATTTAG